CGCCGTGTCGGAGTCCCTGCGCGAGCGGTTGATGCCGGCGGACGCGGTGGACCCCCTCCGCAGCTCCGACGAGCTGAGCCGCCTGGCTGACTTCTACGACTCTGTGGGCCGCGCGGCCGACGGTGTGGACCTGCTGCGGCGCCTGCTCGCGGAGCGGGAGGCCAGTGGGGACCACGACGAGCCGGAGGCGGTGTGGATCAGGAACCGCCTGGCCTACAACTGCATGTCGGCCGGCCTGTACGACGAGGCACTGGAGACCGCCCGACGCGCGCTGCGTGATGCCGAGCGGCTGTTCGCCGACACCCCGGCGCGGATCGCGACGATACGCGTGACCTGGGCGGACGCCCTGACACAGCAGGAACGCTATACCGAGGCACTGGACGAACTCCGGCGTGTCGTCGACGACTTGGCGGCCCTGCGCGGTCGTGACCACCCCGAGGTCCTCGGCGCCCGGCGCTCGGTCGTACGGGCCCTGAGCAGTGCGGCCAGGTACCAGGAAGCCTACGAGCAGGCACAACAACTCCTGGCGGACTACGAGCGGTTACTGAGTCCCGATGACACCGCCACCCTTCACGCCCGCGACCTGTACGCCGACACTTGTGCGGACGCGGCACAGCACACCGAGGCGATCACGGTGTCGCGGCAGGTCCTTCGGGACGCGGAGCGGATCCACGGCCGGGGTCACCCCTGGACACTCGCCTGCCGCATCGACCTGGCCGTCGCGCTGAACGGGGCCCAGTCCCAGGACGAGGCCGAAACCCTGCTCCGGAGCACGCGTACGGACATCGCCCGCCACCTCGGCCCGCGGCACCCGCTGCTGCGCCGGGTGGACGACGTACTGGCATGGGTGCTCCAGTCCGCCAACAGGCTGCAGGAGGTTCGCGACCTGCGGGCCCGTGCGCTGGAGGAGCGCATCGCGGACCACGGCGCCGACGATGCCGCCGTTCCCTGGCTCGGCGCCATGCTCGGCCAGGCCGAACTGCACCTCGGCGACTACGACAGTGCCGTGACCCGCTACCAGGAGGCCCTGACCACGGCGGAGCGGCGCAGCGGGGCCGGGCACCGGCACACGATCGTCCTGCGACGCAGGCTGGCAGGCGCCTACGGCAGTGCCTACCGCGTGCAGGAATGGCTGGCGACCATCACGCAGGTTGTCGATGAGTACACGCGGTTCTACGGCGAGCAGCACCACTGGACGCTGGTCGTGCGGTCCGAGCGGGCCGCCGCCGTGCGCCGCTCAGGGAAACGCAGGCAGGCGCTGCGGCTGCGCCGGGCCCTGTACCCCGACTACGTGCGCGCTCTCGGGCCGGATCATCCCTACACCATCGAGCTCCTGGACGACCTGGCCGACGACCACAGAGCGGCCAACCGCCGCCTGAAGGCGCTCGGACTGCGGCGCAGGGTGCTCGCGCTGGAGACCGCCAGGACCGGAGAGGACAGCAGCGAGAGCCTGCGAGCCCTGCAAGCACTGGGCCACGCCTACTGGTCGGTGGGCCTGGTGTGGAGGTGCGCCGCCGTGCAGCGACGGCTGCTGAGCAGAATGCTCGGACTCTACGGACCGGACCACCCCGAGGTGCTGAGCCAGCGCCGGTACCTGGCCGGGAGCCTGCGCGCCACGGGCAGACTGAGGCGGTCGCTCGCCGCCTACCGGAGCCTTGTCGTCGACAACGAGCGGATCTACGGCCCCGATCACCGCGAGACGCTGTACGCCCGCGGCAACGAAGCCTGGGCTCTCCGCCTGACCGGACGGGCCCACAAGTCCGTCAGGGCCTACGCCGAACTCGTCGAGCACAGCACTCGCCTGCACGGCCCGGACCACGCGGGAACCTGGCAGCGGCGGCGGCTCCACGCCTACGCGGTCCTCTGGTCCGGGCACCCCCGTCGCGCCTTCGACCTGGCCGTCCCCGTCTACGCCGACGGCATCCGCACGCTCGGCGCCGACCACCCCGACGTACGCCGGGGCCTGCGCAGACTCGCGCTTCTCGCGCTGGCCACCGGCCACCCCCGCAAGGCGCTCGACGCGTTCCGCCGGAGTACTCCCCAGGGAGTAACGCCCACCTCGGGCCACCCCGGGCAGTAGCCCCCAACTCGCCCTCACGTCCGACGATTCGGCACCCCCCTGACGGAAGTCTTGGAGTCGTCCAGACATCCGATCGGAAGGGGGGCCCGTCTCATGGGGGCCGTAGGGACGAGTGCGCGGCGGCGGGGTGTGCCCTGGCTTGTGCTCGGGTTGTGGGTCGTCGCTCTGGTGGCCGTGTCGCCGTTCGCGTCGAAGCTCGCGGACGTGCAGCGGGACCGGGCCGTGGACTATCTGCCGGCCAG
The DNA window shown above is from Streptomyces chartreusis and carries:
- a CDS encoding tetratricopeptide repeat protein; the encoded protein is MRPGARWAVAIGLALLGFGATFAVFYGGGLPLLPSEEGDRASVAVGAGTVVAAAITAWSAWYATNRTAPAPAADAPVRLDFAHSTVSVTANGQPAEPTGPLVRMGDLPRRPVGFQPREDLVAELARTAADHRLAVVRTVTGTRGVGKTQLAAAYARRRIEDEWPVVAWINGETRGQLVSGLAELAAQLGVREPGEDAETSARAALTWIGRTDEQCLLVVDNAVDPDEAADWLPTVGRAEVVVTTTSRAFGNIAAGGQVDVGVFTPQESLAFLRERTGLDDDEGARDLAEELGRLPVALAQSAAVIKSEHIGYEGCLRRLRTMPLGQLLAAVPGERYPHRAAEAVLVSVQQVEGDDDTGLVRHLLDALALLSPAGVPGALLRAIARRQGQESVTAVERAAGRLVEASLATRMGAESIAVHRLTRRVLQDRVRGEGALAGAAATIGECLEEDRVPLGEAWDRREEGGQLVDQIDALWNAVVTDLASLGQGCTEGLARLRDWMARYLYEVGESGRALDSAEETLLCLETGPGTRSGALPAALRSLAVIRARSGRAEGAVAALQRLHGLLEQANGPDDEETLTVRMDLAQAHSSAGHFDVAVSMCERLVEDFERLGGPDHSRTMEARATLAEMYAEAGRLAEAVAVSESLRERLMPADAVDPLRSSDELSRLADFYDSVGRAADGVDLLRRLLAEREASGDHDEPEAVWIRNRLAYNCMSAGLYDEALETARRALRDAERLFADTPARIATIRVTWADALTQQERYTEALDELRRVVDDLAALRGRDHPEVLGARRSVVRALSSAARYQEAYEQAQQLLADYERLLSPDDTATLHARDLYADTCADAAQHTEAITVSRQVLRDAERIHGRGHPWTLACRIDLAVALNGAQSQDEAETLLRSTRTDIARHLGPRHPLLRRVDDVLAWVLQSANRLQEVRDLRARALEERIADHGADDAAVPWLGAMLGQAELHLGDYDSAVTRYQEALTTAERRSGAGHRHTIVLRRRLAGAYGSAYRVQEWLATITQVVDEYTRFYGEQHHWTLVVRSERAAAVRRSGKRRQALRLRRALYPDYVRALGPDHPYTIELLDDLADDHRAANRRLKALGLRRRVLALETARTGEDSSESLRALQALGHAYWSVGLVWRCAAVQRRLLSRMLGLYGPDHPEVLSQRRYLAGSLRATGRLRRSLAAYRSLVVDNERIYGPDHRETLYARGNEAWALRLTGRAHKSVRAYAELVEHSTRLHGPDHAGTWQRRRLHAYAVLWSGHPRRAFDLAVPVYADGIRTLGADHPDVRRGLRRLALLALATGHPRKALDAFRRSTPQGVTPTSGHPGQ